One window of Flavobacterium dauae genomic DNA carries:
- the gcvP gene encoding aminomethyl-transferring glycine dehydrogenase: protein MKTNAFALRHIGPRATDLQHMFDTVGVKDMDQLLYETFPDKIRLEKDIVLDEALTEYEYLAHATALGAQNKVFKSMIGLGYNEAIVPAVIQRNIFENPGWYTAYTPYQAEIAQGRLEALLNFQTTVIELTGMEIANASLLDESTAAAEAMALLFDVRTRDQKKNNANKLFVSEEILPQTLSVLQTRSTPIEIEVVVGNHETFEFTEDFFAAILQYPGKYGQVHDYQDFINKAHSKDIKVAVAADILSLARLKSPGEMGADAVVGTTQRFGIPLGFGGPHAGFFATKEEYKRSMPGRIIGVSQDTNGNRALRMALQTREQHIKREKATSNICTAQVLLAVMAGMYAVYHGPKGLRRIANEAHAKAVTIETELTKLGFEQLNDAYFDTILIKADAAKVKAVAEAKEFNFYYADANTVSISVNETISINDINTVIGIFAEVAGKSFTAVTELSQEALVPVKLERTSTFLEHDVFNTYHSESQLMRYIKKLERKDLALNHSMISLGSCTMKLNAAAEMLPLSNPNWNNIHPFAPADQTKGYLTMLHKLEQQLNVITGFAGTTLQPNSGAQGEYAGLMVIRAYHEARGEGHRNIALIPASAHGTNPASAAMAGMKVVVTKTTEEGNIDVEDLRAKAELHKDNLSCVMITYPSTHGVYESSIIEITDLIHANGGQVYMDGANMNAQVGLTNPARIGADVCHLNLHKTFAIPHGGGGPGVGPICVAQHLVEFLPTNPVIKVGGDNAITAISAAPYGSALVCLISYGYISMLGADGLKQSTMTAILNANYMKARLSEGYEVLYSGERGRAAHEMIIDCRMFKAKGIEVTDIAKRLMDYGFHAPTVSFPVAGTLMIEPTESEDLAELDRFCDAMLSIRKEIEAATAEDTNNVLKNAPHTLAMLTAETWEQPYSREKAAYPLEYVAENKFWPSVRRVDDAYGDRNLVCSCAPIEAYMEA from the coding sequence ATGAAGACAAATGCTTTTGCTTTAAGACACATTGGTCCTAGAGCAACCGACTTACAACACATGTTTGACACGGTAGGTGTGAAAGATATGGATCAATTGTTATACGAAACTTTTCCAGACAAAATCCGTTTAGAGAAAGATATCGTTTTAGACGAAGCACTTACAGAATACGAATATTTGGCACACGCTACGGCATTAGGTGCACAAAACAAAGTATTCAAATCAATGATTGGTTTAGGATATAACGAAGCGATTGTTCCGGCTGTTATCCAACGTAATATTTTCGAAAATCCGGGTTGGTACACTGCATACACGCCTTATCAGGCAGAAATTGCACAAGGACGTTTAGAGGCTTTATTGAATTTCCAAACAACGGTTATTGAATTAACAGGAATGGAAATTGCAAATGCTTCTTTGTTAGACGAATCTACCGCAGCTGCCGAAGCTATGGCATTGTTGTTTGATGTTCGTACAAGAGATCAAAAGAAAAACAACGCAAACAAATTATTTGTTTCAGAAGAAATTTTACCTCAAACATTATCGGTTTTACAAACGCGTTCTACTCCAATTGAAATTGAAGTTGTTGTTGGAAACCACGAAACATTTGAGTTTACAGAAGATTTCTTCGCTGCAATTTTACAATATCCTGGTAAATACGGTCAGGTTCACGATTATCAAGATTTCATAAACAAAGCACATTCTAAAGATATTAAAGTAGCGGTTGCTGCCGATATTTTATCATTAGCTCGTTTAAAATCGCCAGGCGAAATGGGTGCCGATGCAGTTGTTGGTACCACTCAGCGTTTTGGTATTCCGTTAGGTTTTGGCGGTCCACACGCTGGTTTCTTTGCTACAAAAGAAGAATATAAACGATCAATGCCGGGTAGAATCATTGGTGTTTCGCAAGATACCAACGGAAACCGTGCATTGCGTATGGCGTTACAAACACGTGAGCAACATATTAAACGCGAAAAAGCAACATCAAACATTTGTACTGCACAGGTTTTATTGGCTGTTATGGCGGGTATGTATGCGGTTTATCACGGACCAAAAGGTTTACGCCGTATTGCAAACGAAGCACACGCAAAAGCAGTTACTATTGAAACCGAATTAACTAAATTAGGTTTTGAGCAATTGAACGATGCGTATTTCGATACTATTTTAATAAAAGCCGATGCTGCAAAAGTAAAAGCAGTTGCCGAAGCTAAGGAATTCAATTTCTATTATGCTGATGCTAATACAGTTTCAATTTCTGTAAACGAAACTATTTCTATAAACGATATTAATACGGTGATTGGTATTTTTGCAGAAGTTGCCGGAAAATCATTCACAGCAGTTACTGAGCTTTCTCAAGAAGCTTTGGTTCCTGTAAAATTAGAAAGAACATCTACATTCTTAGAGCATGATGTTTTCAACACGTATCATTCAGAATCTCAATTGATGCGTTACATTAAAAAGTTAGAGCGTAAAGATTTGGCATTAAACCATTCTATGATTTCATTAGGATCTTGTACAATGAAGTTGAATGCAGCAGCAGAAATGTTGCCTTTAAGCAATCCTAACTGGAACAATATCCACCCATTTGCTCCGGCAGATCAAACCAAAGGATATTTAACCATGTTACACAAACTAGAGCAGCAGTTAAACGTAATTACCGGTTTTGCTGGTACTACGCTACAACCAAACTCTGGTGCACAAGGTGAATATGCTGGTTTAATGGTTATTCGTGCGTATCACGAAGCTCGTGGCGAAGGTCACCGTAACATTGCGTTAATTCCTGCATCGGCTCACGGAACAAACCCTGCATCGGCTGCAATGGCTGGTATGAAAGTGGTTGTTACCAAAACGACGGAAGAAGGAAATATCGACGTAGAAGATTTAAGAGCGAAAGCAGAATTACACAAAGACAATTTATCTTGTGTAATGATTACCTACCCTTCTACACACGGAGTTTACGAATCATCGATCATTGAAATTACAGATTTAATCCACGCTAACGGCGGACAGGTTTATATGGACGGTGCAAATATGAACGCACAAGTAGGTTTGACAAATCCTGCACGTATTGGTGCCGATGTTTGTCACTTAAACTTACACAAAACCTTCGCAATTCCTCACGGTGGTGGTGGTCCTGGTGTTGGCCCAATCTGTGTGGCACAGCATTTAGTAGAATTTTTACCAACAAACCCTGTTATTAAAGTAGGTGGCGATAACGCAATCACGGCAATTTCAGCAGCTCCTTATGGTTCAGCTTTAGTTTGTTTGATTTCTTACGGATATATTTCGATGTTAGGTGCCGATGGTTTAAAACAATCTACCATGACAGCGATCTTAAATGCAAACTATATGAAAGCGCGTTTAAGCGAAGGATACGAAGTATTGTATTCTGGAGAACGCGGACGTGCAGCTCACGAAATGATCATTGACTGCCGTATGTTTAAAGCAAAAGGTATTGAAGTTACTGATATCGCTAAACGTTTAATGGACTACGGTTTCCACGCACCAACGGTTTCTTTCCCTGTGGCTGGAACGTTGATGATTGAACCGACTGAATCAGAAGATTTAGCAGAATTAGATCGTTTTTGTGATGCCATGCTTTCAATTCGCAAAGAAATTGAAGCTGCAACTGCAGAAGATACCAACAACGTATTGAAAAATGCTCCACATACTTTAGCTATGTTGACTGCCGAAACTTGGGAACAACCTTATTCTCGTGAAAAAGCAGCGTATCCGTTAGAGTATGTAGCAGAAAACAAATTCTGGCCAAGCGTACGCCGTGTTGATGATGCTTATGGAGACAGAAACCTTGTTTGTTCTTGTGCACCTATTGAAGCTTATATGGAAGCGTAA
- a CDS encoding calcineurin-like phosphoesterase C-terminal domain-containing protein has translation MKKLFCASFALFTLAGVAHAQEKVKGIVYEDINNNGKKDKKEKGLANVLVSNGINVVPTDKNGNYELNVANNSSIFVVKPSGYQFHLDHYNLPKFYYLYKPQGSPQSKYPGVQPTGKLPKSLDFALIPAKESSQFTAFTFGDPQAYTKEEVQYFIEGVVNEIDKSKAVFGISLGDLVGDDLSLHPDYKNAIKQIGLPWYNVMGNHDMNYDAKTDELSDETYESNFGPNNFSFNYGKVHFIILDNILYPDPRDGKSYWGGLRENQLKFVENDLKFVPKDHLVVLSFHIPLEDNNNEWFRTTDRERLFDLLKEFPNTLSLSAHTHIQQQIFYGKDKGWKQEKPHHEYNVGTTSGDWYSGEMNEQGVPVSTMRDGTPKGYALIHFNGNKYEVDYKVAGKPATYQINVFAPKEVFKAEKSRHSFYANVFMGSPENEVLYSVNGSEWKKMKFANEGDPAYESTFYKWDVSETAVKGRRPSKSMSSTHLWSAKLPTNLNKGEHTIKVKATDMYGKVHFGETIFKITE, from the coding sequence ATGAAAAAATTATTTTGTGCCTCATTTGCTCTCTTTACCTTAGCAGGTGTTGCACACGCACAAGAAAAAGTAAAAGGAATTGTTTATGAAGACATAAATAATAACGGCAAAAAAGATAAAAAAGAAAAAGGACTTGCAAATGTTTTGGTAAGTAACGGAATAAATGTGGTACCAACCGATAAAAACGGAAATTACGAATTAAATGTTGCCAACAATTCTTCAATATTTGTGGTTAAACCATCAGGTTATCAGTTTCATTTAGATCATTACAACCTGCCAAAATTTTACTATCTGTATAAACCACAAGGCTCGCCACAAAGTAAATATCCAGGCGTGCAACCCACAGGTAAATTACCTAAATCATTAGATTTTGCTTTGATTCCGGCTAAAGAATCTTCTCAGTTTACAGCATTTACTTTTGGTGATCCGCAAGCTTATACCAAAGAAGAAGTTCAGTATTTTATTGAGGGGGTAGTTAACGAAATTGATAAAAGCAAAGCTGTTTTTGGTATCAGTTTAGGTGATTTGGTGGGCGACGATTTATCATTGCATCCGGATTATAAAAATGCCATAAAGCAAATTGGCTTGCCATGGTACAATGTAATGGGAAATCACGATATGAATTACGACGCAAAAACAGACGAACTTTCTGACGAAACGTATGAATCAAATTTTGGTCCGAATAATTTTTCGTTCAATTACGGAAAAGTACACTTTATTATTTTAGATAACATACTGTATCCCGATCCGCGTGATGGCAAAAGTTATTGGGGTGGTCTGCGCGAAAATCAGTTAAAATTTGTTGAAAACGATTTAAAGTTTGTACCTAAAGATCATTTAGTGGTACTTTCTTTCCACATTCCGTTAGAAGATAATAACAACGAATGGTTTAGAACTACTGACCGCGAACGCTTGTTTGATCTGTTAAAAGAGTTTCCAAATACTTTATCTCTTTCTGCACATACACACATTCAGCAACAAATTTTTTACGGAAAAGACAAAGGTTGGAAACAAGAAAAACCGCATCACGAATACAATGTAGGAACCACATCGGGCGATTGGTATTCTGGCGAGATGAACGAACAAGGTGTACCTGTTTCAACCATGCGCGACGGTACACCAAAAGGCTATGCACTGATACACTTTAACGGCAACAAATACGAAGTAGATTACAAAGTAGCAGGAAAACCGGCAACATATCAAATCAATGTATTTGCACCAAAAGAAGTTTTTAAAGCAGAAAAAAGTCGTCATTCATTTTACGCCAACGTATTTATGGGATCACCTGAAAACGAAGTGTTATACAGCGTAAATGGTAGTGAATGGAAAAAGATGAAATTTGCCAATGAAGGTGACCCCGCATACGAGAGCACTTTTTATAAATGGGATGTTTCTGAAACAGCCGTAAAAGGCCGCCGACCATCAAAATCTATGTCATCAACACATTTATGGTCTGCAAAATTACCAACCAATCTTAATAAAGGCGAACATACCATTAAAGTAAAAGCTACTGATATGTATGGAAAAGTACATTTTGGCGAAACAATATTTAAAATAACCGAATAG
- a CDS encoding SusD/RagB family nutrient-binding outer membrane lipoprotein → MRKIKYSILTLIAATTLYNCTAEFEEINTDPNRLETISPASLLNPVLYGLTNHNSYSAWHHRTAHFMQDIVPYPSNDALGYHRYWVTDAIGQTMWNNHYRWLKNIDEMEKASIAAGDVNYQAIALTLKAWSFANLTDVFGDIPFEEALKGDEGIVKPKFQRQQVIYKAVLEYLEQANSLYDTSKTLIYAPDLLYGERTTAVANWQKLTNSLHLRMLLRLSDVQSAEAIAKINTILNNPATYPVFESSADDAILINTGIAPNTTPWPRIQDYAAGDKRLSTFFVDQLLEWNDPRLPFWATQATNLKKEPIGYKGIDSGYSFESNIDYTPSAPNDNTAKAPMKNIIMTYAEIEFIKAELAFKGLIAGDAETHFKKGTEAAMAIWNIDMPTDYFGNEKTAYNNTLEQIMLQKYFALYFTDNQQWLEYRRTGYPDLPKHPDLFNDGKMPVRYPYPQDVKRQNTENYLDAVNNMGGPDDINTRVWWDIK, encoded by the coding sequence ATGAGAAAAATAAAATACAGCATATTAACATTAATTGCAGCTACAACATTATACAACTGTACTGCAGAATTTGAAGAAATCAACACCGATCCTAACCGATTAGAAACCATTAGTCCGGCATCGTTGTTAAATCCTGTTTTATATGGGTTAACTAATCATAACTCTTATTCGGCGTGGCATCACCGCACTGCACATTTTATGCAGGACATTGTGCCTTATCCTTCTAACGATGCGTTGGGGTATCACCGTTACTGGGTTACCGATGCTATTGGGCAAACCATGTGGAACAACCATTACCGCTGGTTAAAAAATATTGATGAAATGGAAAAAGCTTCTATTGCAGCAGGCGATGTAAATTATCAGGCAATTGCTCTTACCTTAAAAGCGTGGAGTTTTGCGAACCTTACCGATGTTTTTGGCGACATTCCGTTTGAAGAAGCTTTAAAAGGTGATGAAGGTATTGTAAAGCCAAAATTCCAACGCCAACAGGTAATTTACAAAGCTGTTTTAGAATATCTGGAACAAGCAAATAGTTTGTACGATACATCTAAAACCTTGATTTATGCACCCGATTTATTATACGGAGAACGAACTACAGCTGTTGCAAATTGGCAAAAACTTACCAATTCATTGCATTTGCGTATGTTGTTGCGTTTAAGCGATGTACAATCGGCAGAGGCAATAGCAAAAATAAACACCATTTTAAACAATCCGGCAACTTATCCTGTTTTTGAATCATCTGCAGATGATGCTATTTTAATCAATACCGGAATAGCACCAAACACCACACCTTGGCCACGTATTCAAGATTATGCTGCGGGTGATAAAAGACTTTCAACGTTTTTTGTAGATCAGTTGTTAGAATGGAACGATCCGCGTTTACCGTTTTGGGCAACACAGGCAACCAATTTAAAGAAGGAACCAATTGGTTATAAGGGGATTGATTCAGGTTACTCGTTTGAAAGTAATATTGATTATACTCCATCCGCTCCGAATGATAATACAGCCAAGGCTCCAATGAAAAATATCATTATGACGTATGCGGAAATTGAATTTATAAAAGCGGAACTGGCTTTTAAAGGATTGATTGCCGGAGATGCTGAAACCCATTTTAAAAAGGGTACCGAAGCTGCTATGGCTATTTGGAATATTGATATGCCAACAGACTATTTTGGCAATGAAAAAACAGCATATAACAATACGTTAGAGCAAATTATGTTACAAAAGTATTTTGCTTTGTATTTCACCGATAATCAACAATGGTTAGAATACAGAAGAACAGGCTATCCCGATTTGCCAAAACATCCTGATCTTTTTAACGATGGAAAAATGCCGGTGCGTTATCCGTATCCACAAGATGTTAAACGCCAGAATACCGAGAATTACCTTGATGCCGTGAACAATATGGGCGGTCCTGATGATATAAACACACGTGTTTGGTGGGATATAAAATAA
- a CDS encoding SusC/RagA family TonB-linked outer membrane protein — translation MKKIPRTAAHFLKMMLFASATLSTSYIWSLPTHSQNVIALQQTGKMIKGKVVDKNNQPLEGVAVYVEGADYGTETNALGVFELEVPENTTLVFSYLGYADVTQIITDANFLNIVLYEDTEGQLDEIVITALGIAREEKQLGYSQQKLSNETFTDARSNNWVDNMKGKVPGMSFTSASSGPMGSTQVVLRGNRSVDSNKNGALIVVDGIPINSGMSSSGTGNGYLSTDSPVDFGNGMSDINPEDIESVTVLKGAGATALYGSRAANGAIMITTKSGKNNQGLGITFNSNLSVDVIQRWPDWQTQYGSGTGKVFNSNGELYYSYQPSEDGAATQSNLGFGPRFNGQYYYQYDPATGTMGTERTLWQNYDNARKGFWRTGTTLTNSLSFAAGNDKGAMRASVTYSDNEWIMPNTGFERVAISTKGNYEIAKGVKLNSTLNYYNRSSGNLPSTGYNNHTISYFMILTNANNNIDWYRKMWLDEGKTKLNSPFSTYLDNPFALVNEVINSTNSNTFTGNLSLDIDFSKNLKLMMRSGINSQNEFRELKRPYDLVKFATGYYERQMINSQEINTDFLLTYKGNETDHFNYSLSAGGNIMSNKYRRMDASANGLAVPDVYKLSNASSNVYTESADANKKVNSLYALGSFSYRNLLFLDLTARNDWSSTLPQENNSYFYPSANLSFILSDAVAMPLWIDFTKLRASVAQVGNDSQPYIISKYYDNSPFVGSAITDNQLFNADLKPEETTSTEFGIDARLFGDRLGFDVAYYNTVSDNQILSVPLDYATGYSSQYINAGKVQNRGIEAMLYFSPIKTNNFQWRTTFTYAKNKNEILELAAGIEGGEQQDLASSGTVTIIGKVGGSTGDMYGYGFVRNEEGKIIYDANTGLPVRPTEETYQGNAYADWKGGWMNSFTYKGWSLGVTLDGSFGGKLYSQSYHKMMEHGHLNGSLPGREDGYIIGDGVVQNADGSYSPNTKKVAVPDYYKEYYRRANVEANTFDATWVKLREISIAYSFPKSFLERHKLKGLTVSAFGRNLYTWSDFPIYDPETAALNGANMVPGVEMGQLPSPATYGFNLKVSL, via the coding sequence ATGAAAAAAATTCCGCGTACGGCAGCTCATTTTCTAAAAATGATGTTATTCGCCTCGGCAACATTAAGTACATCGTACATTTGGTCATTGCCCACCCATTCACAAAATGTTATTGCGTTACAACAAACAGGTAAAATGATTAAGGGAAAGGTTGTAGATAAAAATAACCAACCATTAGAAGGAGTAGCAGTTTATGTAGAAGGAGCAGATTACGGTACAGAAACAAACGCATTGGGAGTGTTTGAATTGGAAGTTCCTGAAAATACCACTTTGGTTTTTTCTTATTTAGGATATGCCGATGTAACACAGATTATTACCGATGCTAATTTTTTAAATATTGTTCTTTATGAAGATACAGAAGGACAATTAGATGAAATTGTAATTACAGCACTTGGAATAGCCCGTGAAGAAAAGCAATTGGGTTATTCGCAACAAAAACTTTCAAATGAAACCTTTACCGATGCCCGTTCTAACAACTGGGTAGATAATATGAAAGGAAAAGTTCCGGGAATGAGTTTTACCTCGGCAAGTTCCGGTCCAATGGGATCTACACAAGTGGTTTTACGTGGAAATCGTTCGGTTGATTCTAATAAAAACGGAGCCTTAATTGTAGTAGATGGTATCCCTATTAATTCCGGAATGTCTTCTTCGGGTACAGGAAATGGTTATTTATCAACTGATTCTCCGGTAGATTTTGGTAACGGTATGTCTGACATCAACCCAGAAGATATCGAATCGGTAACAGTGTTAAAAGGTGCAGGGGCAACGGCTTTGTACGGATCGCGTGCTGCTAACGGAGCTATTATGATTACCACAAAATCGGGTAAAAATAACCAAGGATTGGGTATTACCTTTAATTCAAACCTAAGTGTTGATGTTATTCAACGCTGGCCCGATTGGCAAACGCAATACGGCTCAGGTACAGGTAAGGTATTTAATAGCAACGGAGAGTTATATTATTCGTATCAACCAAGTGAAGACGGTGCGGCAACACAGAGTAATTTAGGTTTTGGTCCGCGTTTTAACGGACAGTATTATTATCAGTACGATCCCGCAACAGGAACAATGGGAACAGAGCGTACGCTTTGGCAAAATTACGACAATGCCCGCAAAGGTTTCTGGAGAACCGGAACCACATTAACCAATAGTTTGTCTTTTGCTGCCGGTAACGATAAAGGTGCTATGCGGGCATCGGTCACTTATTCTGATAACGAATGGATTATGCCAAATACAGGATTTGAACGCGTAGCCATATCAACCAAAGGAAATTACGAGATTGCTAAAGGTGTTAAACTAAATTCTACATTAAATTATTACAACCGCAGCAGTGGGAATTTGCCCTCAACAGGGTATAACAACCATACCATATCATACTTTATGATACTTACCAATGCCAATAACAATATAGATTGGTACAGAAAAATGTGGTTAGATGAAGGAAAAACAAAGCTAAACAGCCCCTTTAGTACGTATTTAGATAACCCTTTTGCTTTGGTAAACGAGGTAATTAACAGTACCAACAGTAATACGTTTACAGGTAATTTAAGCTTAGATATAGATTTTTCTAAGAATTTAAAATTAATGATGCGTTCGGGAATCAACTCTCAAAACGAATTCAGAGAATTAAAACGGCCGTACGATTTGGTGAAGTTTGCTACCGGATACTATGAACGCCAAATGATTAATTCGCAGGAAATTAATACCGATTTCTTATTGACTTATAAAGGCAACGAAACCGATCATTTTAATTACAGTTTATCTGCCGGAGGAAACATAATGAGTAATAAATACCGCCGAATGGATGCTTCTGCAAACGGTTTGGCAGTGCCTGATGTATATAAATTATCAAACGCCAGTAGCAATGTTTATACAGAATCGGCAGATGCCAACAAAAAAGTTAATAGCTTGTACGCTTTAGGATCATTCTCTTATCGTAATTTATTATTTCTTGACTTAACAGCCCGTAACGACTGGTCGTCAACATTACCACAAGAAAACAATTCTTATTTTTATCCTTCGGCTAATTTGAGTTTTATTTTAAGCGATGCCGTAGCAATGCCTCTTTGGATCGATTTTACAAAATTAAGAGCGTCTGTAGCACAAGTAGGTAACGATTCACAACCATATATCATTAGTAAATATTACGATAACAGTCCGTTTGTGGGATCAGCAATTACTGATAACCAATTGTTTAATGCCGATTTAAAACCAGAAGAAACCACTTCGACAGAATTTGGTATCGATGCCCGTTTATTTGGCGATCGTTTAGGTTTTGATGTCGCTTATTACAACACCGTGTCTGATAACCAAATTTTAAGTGTACCGTTAGATTATGCCACAGGATATTCAAGCCAGTACATCAATGCCGGTAAAGTTCAAAACCGTGGTATCGAAGCAATGTTATATTTTTCGCCAATTAAAACAAATAATTTTCAATGGAGAACAACTTTTACGTATGCTAAAAACAAAAACGAAATCTTAGAGTTGGCAGCCGGTATTGAAGGTGGGGAACAACAAGATTTAGCATCATCGGGCACCGTAACTATTATTGGTAAAGTAGGGGGATCTACCGGAGATATGTACGGTTATGGATTTGTACGTAACGAAGAAGGCAAAATTATTTACGATGCCAATACCGGTTTACCTGTTCGCCCAACAGAAGAAACCTATCAAGGAAACGCTTATGCCGATTGGAAAGGCGGATGGATGAACAGTTTTACTTATAAAGGCTGGAGCTTAGGTGTTACTTTAGATGGATCTTTTGGCGGAAAATTGTATTCGCAATCATACCACAAAATGATGGAACACGGACATTTAAACGGATCATTACCTGGCCGTGAAGACGGTTACATTATTGGTGATGGCGTGGTACAAAATGCCGATGGTTCGTACTCGCCAAATACAAAAAAAGTAGCAGTACCCGATTATTATAAAGAATATTACCGCCGTGCCAATGTAGAAGCCAATACGTTTGATGCCACCTGGGTAAAACTTCGTGAAATTAGTATTGCTTACAGCTTCCCGAAATCGTTTTTAGAACGCCATAAATTAAAAGGATTAACAGTAAGTGCATTTGGCAGAAACCTTTATACCTGGAGCGATTTTCCAATTTACGATCCTGAAACAGCTGCCTTAAACGGTGCAAATATGGTTCCTGGTGTAGAAATGGGACAGTTGCCTTCGCCGGCAACTTATGGCTTTAATTTAAAAGTAAGTTTATAA
- a CDS encoding MepB family protein translates to MINELQKIEALLFNQIPLKISNIIEDKEAKEYYGFDFQLDQLNIKFRKAKITPKKIGQFVTLWKRNAQNITEPFQESDAFSFCIIAVEENEKYGFFLFPKTELIKRNILTTTSKTGKRGFRVYPSWIKTENKQAEKTQAWQTKYFIDCTTNDPKNTYKINTIINQ, encoded by the coding sequence ATGATAAATGAACTACAAAAAATAGAAGCCTTACTTTTTAATCAAATTCCTTTAAAGATTTCTAATATCATTGAAGATAAAGAAGCGAAAGAATATTATGGTTTTGATTTTCAATTAGATCAACTAAACATAAAGTTCAGAAAAGCGAAAATCACACCTAAAAAGATCGGACAATTTGTAACTTTATGGAAAAGAAATGCTCAAAACATAACAGAACCTTTTCAAGAATCTGATGCATTCAGTTTTTGTATCATTGCAGTTGAAGAAAATGAAAAATATGGCTTTTTCCTGTTCCCTAAAACCGAATTGATCAAAAGAAATATCTTAACAACAACTTCAAAAACAGGCAAACGGGGTTTTAGAGTTTATCCGTCTTGGATCAAAACTGAAAATAAGCAAGCCGAAAAAACACAAGCTTGGCAAACCAAGTATTTTATTGACTGTACAACGAATGATCCTAAAAATACGTATAAAATAAACACAATAATTAATCAATAA